A stretch of the Sphingobacterium thalpophilum genome encodes the following:
- a CDS encoding RHS repeat-associated core domain-containing protein, with translation MDSRYGYQELYAEKDKETGWNSFELRNYDPAVGRWLTVDPMGQYVSPYVGMGNNPVSLFDPTGGWSGGDPEKPVLVICLTTYHK, from the coding sequence ATAGACAGCAGGTACGGTTATCAGGAACTTTATGCGGAGAAGGACAAGGAGACGGGCTGGAACAGTTTTGAGCTGAGAAACTACGATCCGGCAGTGGGGCGTTGGCTGACAGTGGATCCGATGGGGCAGTATGTTTCGCCATATGTTGGTATGGGAAATAATCCTGTGAGCTTGTTCGATCCGACAGGAGGATGGAGCGGTGGTGATCCGGAGAAACCGGTCTTGGTAATTTGTTTGACTACCTACCATAAATAA
- a CDS encoding RNA 2'-phosphotransferase encodes MNSIDFIQLSKTVSHALRHEPQSYNLNLDKQGWVLLSDLVIALNSKGIQVDKNDICKMVELSEKRRHQILDDKIRAYYGHSIGNKILKQQAKPPRFLYHGTTKSRLNNILKIGLLPMDRQYVHLSVDENTAAMVGRRKKGELVVLKVSAKEAYLNNIQFYKEENGIWLSDPIPSEYIITNGINRNKRSF; translated from the coding sequence GTGAATTCAATAGATTTTATACAACTGAGCAAGACTGTGTCTCACGCCTTAAGGCACGAGCCACAGTCTTATAATCTTAATTTAGATAAACAAGGATGGGTATTACTTTCCGATTTAGTTATTGCCTTAAATTCAAAAGGAATACAAGTTGATAAAAACGATATTTGTAAAATGGTTGAATTGTCTGAAAAGAGAAGACACCAAATTTTAGATGATAAAATCAGGGCGTATTATGGGCATTCCATAGGAAATAAGATTTTGAAACAGCAAGCTAAGCCACCTCGATTCTTATATCACGGAACAACTAAAAGTAGACTAAATAATATTTTAAAAATAGGATTGCTTCCTATGGATAGACAGTATGTTCATTTGTCAGTTGATGAAAATACTGCAGCAATGGTAGGACGTAGGAAAAAAGGGGAGCTAGTTGTATTGAAAGTAAGTGCTAAAGAGGCATATTTAAATAACATACAATTTTATAAAGAAGAAAATGGTATTTGGTTGTCTGACCCAATACCGTCAGAATACATAATAACTAATGGAATTAATAGAAATAAAAGGTCTTTTTGA
- a CDS encoding DUF4279 domain-containing protein, with product MKGDYFIYKTYCELVIVSNEISPNYITDNLGVVPTRSFQKGERSVSKHSGSTIIKPHNLWASKSVTTELEEESISQHIDYFRSIFFSKIDLLKKYKEDNRFDVTFWVWIETDNAGIGLGLNEDELDFLNKITNRMSFSITCNRIEEE from the coding sequence ATGAAAGGAGATTACTTTATTTATAAAACATACTGCGAACTAGTAATTGTATCCAATGAAATTTCCCCCAATTATATAACAGATAATTTAGGTGTAGTTCCTACGAGATCTTTTCAAAAAGGAGAGCGATCGGTATCTAAACATTCAGGATCAACTATTATAAAACCACACAATCTTTGGGCTTCTAAATCAGTAACTACGGAGTTAGAGGAGGAAAGCATAAGTCAACATATTGATTATTTTAGGTCAATTTTTTTTTCTAAAATTGATTTACTAAAAAAGTATAAAGAAGATAACCGTTTCGATGTTACTTTTTGGGTTTGGATTGAAACTGATAACGCAGGAATAGGGCTTGGTTTAAACGAAGATGAATTGGATTTTCTTAATAAGATAACAAATCGTATGTCTTTCTCAATCACTTGTAATAGAATAGAAGAAGAGTAA
- a CDS encoding NADAR family protein, whose translation MSTIYFYKNDEPFGFLSNFSPHPILLDNEVWKTVEHYFQANKFLDNNVARKIKELDSPMKAASEGRNRRNIIRSDWEEIKEQVMLKALLAKFLQHPKLRKQLLMTDNNILVEHTANDNYWADGGDGTGRNRLGKLLMQVRDELKFYSEDVDIVLPPWIAFPKINQFDLFWRMGLGEEYITQWAKFYLKSDKEVYQRLFPENGDCPTKCVNKKYGVQLCSL comes from the coding sequence ATGAGCACTATTTATTTCTACAAAAATGATGAACCTTTTGGATTTTTATCCAATTTTTCACCACATCCTATTTTATTGGATAACGAAGTTTGGAAAACTGTTGAACATTATTTTCAAGCAAATAAGTTTCTAGATAACAACGTTGCTAGAAAAATAAAGGAGTTGGATTCACCAATGAAAGCGGCAAGCGAAGGGAGGAACAGGCGAAATATCATTCGCTCAGATTGGGAAGAGATTAAAGAACAAGTAATGTTAAAAGCGCTTTTAGCTAAATTTTTGCAGCATCCTAAACTAAGGAAACAGCTTCTTATGACAGATAATAATATACTTGTAGAACATACGGCTAATGATAATTATTGGGCTGACGGCGGAGACGGTACCGGAAGAAATAGATTAGGGAAACTTCTAATGCAAGTAAGAGATGAACTTAAATTTTATTCGGAAGATGTTGATATAGTATTACCGCCATGGATAGCATTTCCTAAAATTAATCAATTTGATTTGTTTTGGAGGATGGGACTTGGGGAAGAATATATAACTCAATGGGCTAAGTTCTACTTAAAGTCGGATAAAGAGGTGTATCAGAGGTTGTTTCCTGAAAATGGGGACTGTCCCACTAAGTGTGTAAATAAAAAATACGGAGTTCAGTTATGTTCCTTATAA
- a CDS encoding IS256 family transposase — translation MDKESLLNDKEFLKSFKDGLELQSFFRELQARAVSQMLEGEMDGHLGYEKHERSGQGNSRNGHTSKKVRGDQGDLEIQVPRDRDGTFNPIIVPKRKNMIDGVENVIVSLYAKGMSVSDIENMMRDVYGFDLSESTISRITDRVAGDVIAWQNRPLDNVYLIVWMDGIVFKVRENSKVVNKTIYLAVGLNRDGYKEVLGMWLGKNESASFWMGILTDLKSRGVEDMLITATDNLNGFSATIRSVFPECSTQVCVVHQIRNACRYVVWKDKKAFTADMKPIYDAPNKQAAQAALADFADRWESKYPYAIRSWRENWDELTVFYDFPLEIRRIIYTTNIIENMNGKIRKYTKNKLSFPSDDAVLKSVYLALREISKKWTMPIQNWGIILNQFLTLFEKRVQL, via the coding sequence ATTGACAAAGAGTCACTATTAAACGACAAGGAGTTCTTAAAGAGTTTTAAGGACGGGTTAGAGCTGCAATCATTTTTCCGGGAATTACAGGCACGTGCAGTATCGCAGATGCTTGAAGGAGAAATGGACGGCCACCTTGGCTATGAAAAGCATGAGCGCAGTGGTCAGGGCAATTCCCGAAACGGGCATACCAGCAAAAAGGTTCGTGGGGATCAGGGAGATCTGGAAATTCAGGTCCCACGGGATCGCGATGGTACATTCAACCCCATTATCGTTCCCAAGCGCAAGAACATGATTGACGGAGTTGAGAACGTGATCGTTTCGCTATATGCCAAAGGCATGAGTGTTTCGGATATAGAAAATATGATGCGCGATGTGTACGGATTTGATCTTTCTGAATCGACGATTTCCAGGATTACTGACCGTGTGGCGGGCGATGTGATTGCCTGGCAAAACCGTCCGCTGGACAACGTATATCTGATTGTCTGGATGGATGGCATTGTCTTTAAGGTCAGGGAAAACTCCAAAGTGGTCAATAAGACCATTTATCTTGCTGTGGGCCTAAACAGGGATGGCTATAAAGAAGTCCTGGGCATGTGGCTGGGCAAGAATGAAAGTGCCAGTTTTTGGATGGGAATCCTGACAGACCTGAAATCCCGGGGCGTAGAGGATATGCTGATTACAGCGACCGATAATCTCAATGGTTTCTCCGCTACCATACGGAGTGTGTTTCCTGAGTGTAGTACCCAGGTCTGTGTTGTCCATCAGATCCGAAATGCCTGCAGATATGTTGTATGGAAGGATAAAAAGGCGTTTACAGCAGATATGAAGCCTATCTATGATGCTCCCAATAAACAGGCTGCACAGGCAGCGCTGGCAGATTTTGCCGATAGATGGGAATCCAAATATCCCTATGCCATAAGATCATGGCGGGAGAACTGGGACGAACTGACCGTCTTTTACGACTTCCCACTTGAGATCCGACGAATTATCTATACGACCAATATCATCGAAAACATGAATGGGAAGATCCGTAAATACACAAAGAATAAACTGTCATTTCCCAGCGATGATGCCGTACTGAAATCTGTATATTTGGCTTTGAGAGAAATCTCTAAAAAGTGGACGATGCCTATTCAGAATTGGGGCATTATCCTAAATCAGTTCTTAACTTTATTTGAAAAAAGAGTCCAGTTATAA
- a CDS encoding HmuY family protein, protein MKIKKSSNLFKFMPVLAFLIVLGACSKSEPTVEPEPDPVTPETMFNRLITVKNFGEDLPAGSAPTTEQSPIYYSLEQNKAVTSDYQRTARWDISFSNIYRSFINCNNSAYDFGKGGPGKGGILIVEKKFEDVIDIPSDAEFRKGEQPYGPDNSGDMGTGLGWYVYDFNAIHKGGGAENKKHVCYPIEEHTLIVRTANGNYAKVKIQSIYKDLLDPKDWYRTSPAPYFTFQYVLAKAGSTKFTIAN, encoded by the coding sequence ATGAAAATAAAGAAAAGTAGCAATCTATTCAAATTTATGCCAGTACTGGCATTTTTAATTGTGCTGGGTGCCTGTAGCAAAAGTGAGCCGACTGTAGAGCCCGAGCCTGATCCCGTAACTCCGGAAACGATGTTCAACCGCTTGATTACTGTCAAGAATTTTGGAGAAGACTTACCTGCAGGTAGTGCACCTACCACAGAGCAGTCTCCGATCTATTACAGCTTAGAACAGAATAAGGCCGTTACATCCGATTATCAACGTACAGCGCGCTGGGACATATCTTTCTCTAATATCTATCGCAGCTTTATCAACTGTAATAATAGCGCATACGATTTTGGAAAAGGCGGTCCTGGTAAAGGCGGTATTCTTATTGTTGAGAAAAAATTTGAAGATGTCATCGATATCCCCTCAGATGCGGAGTTTCGCAAAGGTGAACAACCCTATGGTCCTGATAATTCAGGGGATATGGGGACTGGATTGGGTTGGTACGTCTATGATTTTAATGCTATCCATAAAGGCGGAGGCGCTGAAAACAAAAAACATGTATGCTATCCCATAGAAGAGCACACGCTGATTGTACGTACAGCCAACGGAAACTACGCTAAGGTGAAAATTCAAAGTATCTATAAAGATTTATTAGATCCAAAAGACTGGTATAGAACATCGCCAGCCCCGTATTTTACTTTCCAATATGTACTTGCCAAAGCTGGCAGTACCAAATTTACCATTGCTAACTAA
- a CDS encoding DUF6266 family protein, whose amino-acid sequence MAIIKNGVNGTVSGKAGSVVFVLTKTGNYVRSLPRVKKRAPTPEQLLSRTRFKIVRSHISMLNPIINIGYKAYSYPKRAYDVAMSYNLNKALVQEENGFVVDWQKFMVAKGSPNPITSYTMDFDQENQVLRVTWEYDAYLEKKFDTRYYDSFLILYSAEDDGAEYPLLTNDSKDSLISGKQNVIIPKRTKEVTYEVFIFFVESYGGGNTDSMHLGKITV is encoded by the coding sequence ATGGCAATCATCAAAAATGGCGTTAATGGGACTGTTTCCGGGAAAGCTGGTTCTGTTGTGTTTGTCTTAACGAAAACAGGTAATTATGTGCGTTCTCTCCCCCGCGTTAAAAAACGGGCACCTACACCTGAACAACTGCTCAGCAGAACACGCTTCAAAATTGTGAGGTCGCATATCAGTATGTTAAATCCCATCATCAATATTGGTTATAAGGCTTACAGTTATCCTAAGCGTGCATATGATGTTGCGATGTCTTATAATTTGAACAAAGCACTTGTTCAGGAAGAAAACGGTTTTGTCGTTGACTGGCAGAAATTTATGGTTGCCAAAGGAAGTCCCAATCCCATCACTTCCTACACGATGGATTTCGATCAAGAAAACCAAGTGCTTCGGGTTACTTGGGAATATGATGCCTATTTGGAGAAAAAGTTTGACACGAGGTATTACGATTCGTTCTTAATCCTGTATAGTGCGGAGGATGATGGGGCTGAATACCCTCTTTTGACGAACGACTCGAAAGACAGCTTAATATCTGGCAAACAAAATGTCATAATCCCGAAACGTACAAAGGAAGTCACCTATGAAGTGTTTATCTTTTTTGTAGAGAGTTATGGCGGCGGTAATACAGACAGTATGCACTTGGGTAAGATAACGGTTTGA
- a CDS encoding S41 family peptidase, which translates to MSRIRQIVGLLVTTAAITACQNASRTTTLPDELISPKTGTKKELTLDSIYLYAKQLYRWQESLPSYTAFDPRTKYAQIEPEQTAYERALFALSQYALRKKDRPYELSTIPNKPKYSYLEHHRDGKKSSGHMASIQTAYRYATHLSYWSAGDKRIAYVYIPTFPQLHAVKAELDQLAAELAQKQVTHLILDLRHNGGGYVETAEYLANLISPAKLDKKIMFSEQFHPNVQQGKATLLRKQPYLDANGKVVQYKGRPATMADVDYSEKANTHYFIKKGHFNSLQQLSCIVSERTASASELLISSFKPYLPLRLIGQQTFGKPVGFFSVRIGDFDVYLASFLIRNADGWSDYFDGIPVDLSPAPAQSDFHPGDPREPWLAAALKDIAREESIRSIWSSAYFPLPAEEN; encoded by the coding sequence ATGAGTCGAATCCGCCAAATAGTTGGTCTATTAGTTACAACAGCTGCTATAACAGCTTGTCAGAATGCCAGCAGAACAACAACGCTGCCCGATGAACTTATTAGTCCAAAAACAGGAACGAAAAAAGAACTGACGCTCGACTCGATCTACCTCTATGCCAAACAGCTATACCGCTGGCAGGAATCTCTTCCTTCATATACGGCTTTTGATCCGCGGACGAAATATGCACAGATAGAACCCGAGCAAACGGCATATGAGCGAGCACTTTTTGCACTCAGCCAATACGCTTTGCGCAAGAAAGATAGACCTTACGAATTGTCGACAATCCCCAATAAACCAAAATATTCATATTTGGAACACCATCGTGACGGCAAGAAAAGTAGTGGTCATATGGCCAGCATACAAACAGCATACAGGTATGCTACCCACCTGTCCTACTGGTCCGCGGGAGACAAACGGATTGCTTATGTTTACATCCCCACCTTTCCCCAGCTTCATGCCGTGAAGGCCGAACTGGATCAACTTGCAGCCGAACTGGCTCAAAAGCAAGTTACTCATCTAATACTTGATCTACGTCATAACGGTGGCGGGTATGTGGAGACCGCAGAATATTTGGCCAACCTCATTAGCCCAGCCAAACTGGATAAAAAAATTATGTTCAGCGAGCAATTTCATCCAAATGTCCAGCAAGGCAAGGCGACATTGCTACGTAAGCAACCCTATCTGGATGCCAATGGCAAAGTGGTCCAGTATAAAGGACGCCCCGCAACAATGGCAGATGTGGATTATAGTGAAAAAGCCAATACGCATTACTTTATCAAAAAAGGACATTTCAATTCTTTGCAGCAGTTGTCCTGTATCGTATCTGAACGTACAGCTTCGGCCAGTGAGCTTTTGATCAGCAGCTTCAAACCTTATCTTCCGCTGCGCCTCATCGGTCAGCAGACTTTTGGCAAACCCGTAGGCTTTTTTTCAGTCCGTATCGGAGACTTCGATGTCTACCTGGCTTCATTTCTCATCCGCAATGCCGATGGTTGGTCAGATTATTTTGACGGCATACCGGTAGATCTTTCACCCGCCCCTGCACAATCAGACTTTCATCCGGGCGACCCTAGAGAACCGTGGCTGGCCGCAGCGCTAAAGGATATTGCTAGAGAGGAAAGTATTAGATCAATTTGGTCATCAGCTTACTTTCCCTTGCCTGCGGAAGAGAATTAA
- a CDS encoding biliverdin-producing heme oxygenase, which translates to MLSQHIKEHTHAAHQNVEGTIVRQLKNIRSEADYAEVLKGFYAYFRAVEDNIAPYITAAVLPDLAERRNSAYIKRDIEALGGRVDDLPEATAPAVGNVLEALASLYILEGSIMGGPYIVQMLNKYGVSKGTSFFEGYGENSRDMWAGFTAVLNKYGSDPSTYERAVEIANQTFYNFGEVFTSIASEK; encoded by the coding sequence ATGTTAAGTCAACATATCAAAGAGCATACGCACGCTGCTCACCAAAACGTAGAAGGAACGATCGTGCGCCAATTGAAAAATATCCGTTCTGAAGCAGACTATGCGGAGGTATTAAAAGGCTTTTATGCCTATTTTCGTGCAGTCGAAGACAACATCGCTCCATATATCACCGCTGCGGTATTACCTGATCTGGCAGAGCGCCGCAATTCCGCTTACATCAAGCGTGATATCGAAGCATTGGGCGGTCGTGTTGATGATCTTCCGGAGGCTACCGCGCCTGCTGTTGGCAATGTGCTTGAAGCATTGGCGTCCCTCTATATACTTGAAGGTTCCATCATGGGTGGTCCGTACATCGTACAGATGCTGAACAAATATGGGGTCAGCAAGGGGACATCATTTTTTGAAGGCTACGGTGAAAATAGCCGCGACATGTGGGCGGGCTTCACAGCTGTGCTAAACAAATACGGATCAGATCCATCAACTTATGAGCGCGCCGTAGAGATTGCTAACCAAACTTTTTATAACTTTGGTGAAGTATTCACGTCTATTGCGAGTGAAAAGTAA
- a CDS encoding cytochrome-c peroxidase yields the protein MVYSCRKGKSTPEEPTIVPQPEETLRQQYSKSITQWPAAAWYDNIKVRELAALPENPSKDKAELIALGKALFFDPRTGNGMRTCASCHNPDTYWIDQKTTADGIALHHRNTPSMENVWYLEGKLFHDGRAKTYREQIAEAINSPIEMGGNTATLPAKLQAIPGYLRLYEAAYATQTMTIEGLLDAIAAYSRSISSGETAFDRFIKGDYQALNDAELEGLHLFRTKGKCINCHNGAFFTDLDFHNLGYAVTSKGALDNGRFEATGQETDKGKFRTPGLRNVAHTAPYLHNGSIANLRELINLLSQGMPQKPGQQINGTLSPHIQNIRLSSREQENILAFLESLSSVPNKTERPILP from the coding sequence ATGGTATACAGCTGCCGCAAAGGTAAGTCTACGCCAGAAGAGCCGACGATTGTCCCTCAACCTGAAGAAACCTTACGGCAACAATATAGTAAATCGATAACGCAATGGCCAGCCGCGGCTTGGTACGATAATATCAAGGTACGCGAACTGGCCGCTTTACCCGAAAACCCATCAAAAGATAAGGCCGAGCTTATAGCACTTGGCAAAGCCTTATTTTTCGACCCCCGTACCGGTAATGGCATGAGGACTTGCGCTTCATGTCATAATCCGGACACCTACTGGATCGACCAAAAAACAACGGCAGATGGCATTGCACTGCATCACCGCAATACACCTTCCATGGAAAATGTCTGGTATCTGGAAGGCAAGCTCTTCCACGATGGCCGCGCAAAGACTTATCGTGAGCAGATTGCCGAGGCCATCAACTCCCCCATCGAAATGGGCGGCAATACAGCTACTTTACCCGCTAAGCTGCAAGCCATACCCGGATATCTTCGTTTATATGAGGCCGCTTATGCTACGCAAACGATGACTATTGAAGGTTTACTGGATGCCATAGCAGCTTATTCAAGATCAATAAGCAGTGGTGAAACCGCCTTTGATCGCTTTATCAAAGGGGATTATCAAGCGTTAAACGATGCAGAGCTTGAAGGCCTCCATTTATTTCGGACCAAAGGAAAATGTATCAACTGCCATAACGGCGCCTTCTTTACCGATCTCGATTTTCATAACCTGGGTTACGCAGTTACCAGCAAAGGTGCCTTGGATAATGGTCGCTTTGAGGCGACAGGTCAGGAAACAGACAAAGGTAAATTCCGTACACCGGGTCTGCGGAATGTGGCCCATACTGCGCCCTATCTGCACAACGGCAGTATAGCAAACTTACGTGAACTGATAAACCTCCTAAGCCAGGGCATGCCCCAAAAGCCAGGGCAACAGATCAATGGCACTTTATCGCCACATATCCAAAATATTCGATTAAGTAGTAGAGAACAGGAAAATATCCTGGCTTTTTTGGAGAGTTTATCCAGTGTACCAAACAAAACAGAGCGACCTATATTACCCTGA
- a CDS encoding HmuY family protein, with protein MRTIHMIIGECSFWLSFHKIGRCIFSGFLALMLLSCGKDKDYTIGLEDGKSTVIKDLAGDTDAAMGEGAEGKEQRPFFIFLFRFNDQKQIWIKNQADSAQWLKTTDWDIAFTGPYNSEVFVNNARYAHNPGYGGPANNTAVVLLRQAYQSVNVAPSDEEFNKSEVNKIGWAATDGSDGWFRYSLSTHIMQALPNRTYAIRLPDGKYAKLQLINAYKGNPAAVTNLNWPAPYYTFKYYVQQDGSKDLNTNTL; from the coding sequence ATGAGAACGATTCATATGATTATTGGCGAATGTAGCTTCTGGCTTTCCTTTCACAAGATCGGCCGCTGTATTTTTTCAGGTTTTCTGGCGCTTATGCTCCTATCCTGTGGGAAGGACAAAGACTATACAATTGGATTGGAAGACGGCAAAAGCACAGTTATCAAAGATCTGGCCGGAGATACCGATGCTGCCATGGGAGAAGGCGCCGAAGGAAAAGAGCAACGCCCATTTTTTATCTTTCTTTTCCGCTTTAACGATCAAAAGCAGATCTGGATCAAAAATCAGGCAGATTCCGCACAGTGGCTCAAAACAACAGATTGGGATATTGCATTTACTGGCCCCTATAATTCGGAGGTTTTTGTCAACAACGCCCGGTACGCGCATAACCCCGGTTATGGTGGGCCAGCCAACAATACCGCCGTGGTTTTATTGCGGCAAGCGTACCAGAGCGTAAACGTAGCCCCTTCCGACGAAGAGTTCAATAAAAGTGAAGTCAACAAAATTGGCTGGGCAGCAACCGATGGTTCGGATGGCTGGTTTCGCTATAGCTTGAGCACCCATATCATGCAAGCTTTGCCGAATCGTACCTATGCCATTCGGCTGCCCGATGGCAAATATGCCAAATTGCAGCTGATCAATGCCTACAAAGGAAATCCAGCGGCGGTAACCAATCTGAATTGGCCCGCCCCGTACTATACATTTAAATATTATGTACAGCAAGACGGCAGCAAAGATTTAAACACCAACACATTATAA
- a CDS encoding RHS repeat domain-containing protein, giving the protein MPSFFNHALTGALKRVEYGDRLQGVDYVYTVDGKLKSINNANVASNGANDPGRDGAGNGFGRDVFSQNMEYYPNDYARAGTNINGIQNASAPFKFGGLVNGIGWQTQVSASATTVDPAVMNIFTYDSRGQLLSSSWGTPDYGTKTFTAMANVNQEKGMSYDGHGNLLKLQRTNGAGALVNNFTYNYQAGTNKLSAVTGYADYTYDVTGQLASQVKGTAGMYLDYDVTGKVTAIYSDVAKSTIMLSFVYDEGGNRIMKKDHRTSSVTWYSYDAAGTLLAVFESKNGGALQLAEQPVYGSGRLGMLNRQGGSYSYTLTDHLGNTRAVINRNKLPSGLVDVMYHADYYPYGMEVRSGGIDSRYGYQGLYAEKDKETGWNSFELRNYDPAVGRWLTVDPMAQYVSPYVGMGNNPVSLFDPTGGWSGGGLWGWFKGIFASEKKDVAAHYKLEEVKISRFYNKSPVLSPGQNISAAERRRRESLYYLRQNLANPDFNDMSRASTSFAVVAGAGEAIAGEIAAFKFGQLYRYIWSLPRSSTVAKAVSAEGAVWAQKTFSGTFSVGGKFAGQTVDDVAGMLRSGTLSAADVPINVVVRNGQTFILNTRSSAALIKAGIPRSSWNVINQTGVSSFESMLTDQLGRNSLIYGTNTIRQSGTQLILSH; this is encoded by the coding sequence ATGCCCTCTTTCTTTAATCATGCGCTTACGGGTGCACTGAAACGGGTGGAGTACGGCGACAGGCTGCAGGGGGTTGACTATGTGTACACGGTTGACGGTAAGCTCAAGAGCATCAACAATGCCAATGTGGCCAGCAACGGGGCCAATGATCCTGGCAGAGACGGTGCGGGCAACGGTTTCGGGAGAGATGTGTTCAGCCAGAACATGGAATATTATCCCAATGACTATGCACGAGCGGGTACAAACATCAACGGGATTCAGAATGCCTCTGCTCCATTTAAGTTTGGAGGTTTAGTGAACGGAATCGGCTGGCAGACGCAGGTGAGCGCATCGGCCACGACCGTTGATCCTGCGGTGATGAATATCTTCACCTACGACAGCAGGGGGCAGCTGCTTTCCAGCAGCTGGGGCACGCCAGATTATGGGACAAAGACATTTACGGCTATGGCCAATGTGAACCAGGAGAAGGGTATGAGCTATGACGGCCACGGCAACCTGCTGAAGCTGCAGCGAACCAATGGAGCCGGGGCGCTGGTGAACAATTTTACGTATAATTATCAGGCGGGTACCAATAAGCTGAGCGCTGTGACGGGCTATGCGGACTACACGTACGATGTTACGGGGCAGCTGGCATCCCAAGTGAAGGGTACTGCCGGCATGTACCTGGACTATGATGTTACGGGCAAGGTGACAGCGATCTACAGTGATGTTGCAAAGTCGACAATAATGCTTAGCTTTGTTTATGACGAGGGCGGTAACCGGATCATGAAGAAGGACCACCGGACAAGTTCGGTGACCTGGTACAGTTATGATGCCGCGGGTACGCTGCTTGCGGTCTTTGAAAGCAAGAATGGCGGTGCACTGCAGCTTGCCGAGCAGCCTGTATATGGATCTGGGAGGCTGGGCATGCTGAACCGGCAGGGTGGAAGCTACAGTTATACGCTGACGGACCATCTGGGCAATACACGGGCAGTGATCAACCGGAACAAGCTGCCCAGTGGCCTGGTGGATGTGATGTACCATGCGGATTACTATCCGTACGGTATGGAGGTACGTTCGGGGGGTATAGACAGCAGGTACGGCTATCAGGGGCTGTATGCGGAGAAGGACAAGGAGACGGGCTGGAACAGTTTTGAGCTGAGGAACTACGATCCGGCGGTGGGGCGTTGGCTGACAGTGGATCCGATGGCCCAGTATGTTTCTCCATATGTGGGCATGGGTAATAATCCTGTGAGCTTGTTCGACCCGACAGGAGGATGGAGCGGTGGTGGCCTATGGGGCTGGTTCAAAGGGATTTTTGCAAGTGAGAAAAAAGATGTCGCAGCACATTATAAGTTAGAAGAAGTTAAGATAAGTCGATTCTATAATAAAAGCCCGGTCCTATCGCCAGGTCAGAATATTTCAGCGGCTGAACGTCGTAGACGTGAAAGCCTGTATTATCTTAGACAGAATCTTGCTAATCCTGATTTTAATGATATGTCAAGAGCTTCTACAAGTTTCGCCGTTGTAGCAGGTGCGGGCGAAGCGATTGCAGGAGAAATAGCAGCGTTTAAATTTGGACAGCTATATAGATATATTTGGTCTTTACCCCGTTCAAGTACTGTTGCTAAGGCAGTAAGTGCCGAAGGAGCTGTTTGGGCACAGAAAACATTTAGTGGTACATTTAGTGTAGGAGGGAAGTTTGCAGGTCAAACAGTTGATGATGTAGCAGGGATGTTGAGAAGTGGTACATTATCTGCTGCTGATGTTCCAATTAATGTAGTCGTGCGAAACGGACAAACATTTATTTTAAATACGAGGTCGTCAGCGGCTCTTATAAAGGCAGGTATCCCAAGAAGCTCTTGGAATGTTATAAACCAAACAGGTGTTTCTTCCTTTGAAAGTATGCTGACGGATCAATTAGGTAGGAATAGTTTGATTTATGGTACGAATACCATCAGACAATCTGGTACTCAATTAATTTTATCTCATTAG